One window of Panthera tigris isolate Pti1 chromosome C2, P.tigris_Pti1_mat1.1, whole genome shotgun sequence genomic DNA carries:
- the PLSCR4 gene encoding phospholipid scramblase 4 isoform X1, giving the protein MSGVIPTAPEQPADEKDNQIKSPDQRPDAPPDYNSHFVPGPPGPAVPAPAGYAGGLPMGYNSPQQPGTFFSYQPAGGAHPIQYQPGKYHMSNQPVSVTWMPGPPPIPNCPPGLEYLTQLDTIHVLQHFEPLEMITSFETNNGYDIKNNLDQMVYIVNEDTDDFTRNAYRTLRPFVLRVTDCMGREIMTMQRPFRCTCCCFCCPSTRQELEVQCPPGVTIGFVAEHWNLCRAVYSIQNEKKENVMRVRGPCSTYGCGSDSVFEVKSLDGVSNIGSIIRKWNGLLSAMGDADQFEIHFPLDMDVKMKAMIFGACFLIDFMYFERSPRRSSR; this is encoded by the exons ATGTCAG GTGTGATCCCCACAGCCCCTGAACAACCTGCAGATGAGAAGGACAATCAGATAAAGTCTCCTGATCAAAGGCCTGATGCACCTCCTGACTACAATTCCCATTTTGTACCAG GACCCCCTGGACCAGCTGTCCCTGCACCTGCAGGCTACGCAGGAGGCTTGCCTATGGGATACAACAGTCCACAGCAGCCCGGTACCTTCTTCTCATACCAGCCAGCTGGTGGTGCCCATCCTATCCAGTACCAGCCTGGCAAATACCATATGTCAAATCAGCCTGTTTCAGTAACATGGATGCCAGGGCCTCCTCCTATACCAAACTGTCCTCCTGGTCTGGAATACTTAACCCAG CTGGACACCATTCACGTCCTTCAGCATTTTGAGCCTCTGGAAA tgatcACATCTTTTGAAACTAATAATGGATATGATATTAAAAACAACCTGGACCAGATGGTTTACATTGTAAATGAAGACACAGACGACTTTACCAGAAATGCTTATCGGACACTAAGGCCCTTTGTCCTCCGGGTCACTGACTGTATGGGCCGAGAAATCATGACCATGCAGAGGCCTTTCAGATGCACCTGCTGTTGCTTCTGTTGTCCCTCCACCAGGCAAGAG CTGGAGGTGCAGTGTCCTCCTGGTGTCACCATTGGCTTTGTTGCAGAACACTGGAACCTGTGCAGGGCAGTTTACAGCATccagaatgagaagaaagaaaatgtgatgcgAGTACGTGGGCCATGTTCAACCTACGGCTGtggttcagattctgtttttgag GTCAAATCCCTTGATGGTGTATCCAACATCGGCAGTATTATTAGGAAGTGGAACGGTCTGTTATCAGCAATGGGGGATGCTGACCAGTTTGAAATTCACTTCCCATTAGATATGGATGTGAAGATGAAAGCCATGAtttttggagcctgcttcctcatT gacttcatgtattttgaaagatcACCACGACGTTCATCAAGATAG
- the PLSCR4 gene encoding phospholipid scramblase 4 isoform X2, giving the protein MLDSFHSLVLRPPGPAVPAPAGYAGGLPMGYNSPQQPGTFFSYQPAGGAHPIQYQPGKYHMSNQPVSVTWMPGPPPIPNCPPGLEYLTQLDTIHVLQHFEPLEMITSFETNNGYDIKNNLDQMVYIVNEDTDDFTRNAYRTLRPFVLRVTDCMGREIMTMQRPFRCTCCCFCCPSTRQELEVQCPPGVTIGFVAEHWNLCRAVYSIQNEKKENVMRVRGPCSTYGCGSDSVFEVKSLDGVSNIGSIIRKWNGLLSAMGDADQFEIHFPLDMDVKMKAMIFGACFLIDFMYFERSPRRSSR; this is encoded by the exons ATGCTTGATTCATTTCATAGCCTTGTTCTCA GACCCCCTGGACCAGCTGTCCCTGCACCTGCAGGCTACGCAGGAGGCTTGCCTATGGGATACAACAGTCCACAGCAGCCCGGTACCTTCTTCTCATACCAGCCAGCTGGTGGTGCCCATCCTATCCAGTACCAGCCTGGCAAATACCATATGTCAAATCAGCCTGTTTCAGTAACATGGATGCCAGGGCCTCCTCCTATACCAAACTGTCCTCCTGGTCTGGAATACTTAACCCAG CTGGACACCATTCACGTCCTTCAGCATTTTGAGCCTCTGGAAA tgatcACATCTTTTGAAACTAATAATGGATATGATATTAAAAACAACCTGGACCAGATGGTTTACATTGTAAATGAAGACACAGACGACTTTACCAGAAATGCTTATCGGACACTAAGGCCCTTTGTCCTCCGGGTCACTGACTGTATGGGCCGAGAAATCATGACCATGCAGAGGCCTTTCAGATGCACCTGCTGTTGCTTCTGTTGTCCCTCCACCAGGCAAGAG CTGGAGGTGCAGTGTCCTCCTGGTGTCACCATTGGCTTTGTTGCAGAACACTGGAACCTGTGCAGGGCAGTTTACAGCATccagaatgagaagaaagaaaatgtgatgcgAGTACGTGGGCCATGTTCAACCTACGGCTGtggttcagattctgtttttgag GTCAAATCCCTTGATGGTGTATCCAACATCGGCAGTATTATTAGGAAGTGGAACGGTCTGTTATCAGCAATGGGGGATGCTGACCAGTTTGAAATTCACTTCCCATTAGATATGGATGTGAAGATGAAAGCCATGAtttttggagcctgcttcctcatT gacttcatgtattttgaaagatcACCACGACGTTCATCAAGATAG
- the PLSCR4 gene encoding phospholipid scramblase 4 isoform X3 has translation MTHRPPGPAVPAPAGYAGGLPMGYNSPQQPGTFFSYQPAGGAHPIQYQPGKYHMSNQPVSVTWMPGPPPIPNCPPGLEYLTQLDTIHVLQHFEPLEMITSFETNNGYDIKNNLDQMVYIVNEDTDDFTRNAYRTLRPFVLRVTDCMGREIMTMQRPFRCTCCCFCCPSTRQELEVQCPPGVTIGFVAEHWNLCRAVYSIQNEKKENVMRVRGPCSTYGCGSDSVFEVKSLDGVSNIGSIIRKWNGLLSAMGDADQFEIHFPLDMDVKMKAMIFGACFLIDFMYFERSPRRSSR, from the exons ATGACCcaca GACCCCCTGGACCAGCTGTCCCTGCACCTGCAGGCTACGCAGGAGGCTTGCCTATGGGATACAACAGTCCACAGCAGCCCGGTACCTTCTTCTCATACCAGCCAGCTGGTGGTGCCCATCCTATCCAGTACCAGCCTGGCAAATACCATATGTCAAATCAGCCTGTTTCAGTAACATGGATGCCAGGGCCTCCTCCTATACCAAACTGTCCTCCTGGTCTGGAATACTTAACCCAG CTGGACACCATTCACGTCCTTCAGCATTTTGAGCCTCTGGAAA tgatcACATCTTTTGAAACTAATAATGGATATGATATTAAAAACAACCTGGACCAGATGGTTTACATTGTAAATGAAGACACAGACGACTTTACCAGAAATGCTTATCGGACACTAAGGCCCTTTGTCCTCCGGGTCACTGACTGTATGGGCCGAGAAATCATGACCATGCAGAGGCCTTTCAGATGCACCTGCTGTTGCTTCTGTTGTCCCTCCACCAGGCAAGAG CTGGAGGTGCAGTGTCCTCCTGGTGTCACCATTGGCTTTGTTGCAGAACACTGGAACCTGTGCAGGGCAGTTTACAGCATccagaatgagaagaaagaaaatgtgatgcgAGTACGTGGGCCATGTTCAACCTACGGCTGtggttcagattctgtttttgag GTCAAATCCCTTGATGGTGTATCCAACATCGGCAGTATTATTAGGAAGTGGAACGGTCTGTTATCAGCAATGGGGGATGCTGACCAGTTTGAAATTCACTTCCCATTAGATATGGATGTGAAGATGAAAGCCATGAtttttggagcctgcttcctcatT gacttcatgtattttgaaagatcACCACGACGTTCATCAAGATAG